In one Drosophila pseudoobscura strain MV-25-SWS-2005 chromosome X, UCI_Dpse_MV25, whole genome shotgun sequence genomic region, the following are encoded:
- the SA2 gene encoding cohesin subunit SA-2, with amino-acid sequence MSAEDLDAIEYLESNEDATDADLDDEIIFLDEPQEEDHEGEQDEEGAPWRGKGLLFRVMQKRNNQEANAAEWLELYDKCPSSALVRLMQLVVDASGNLYQIPPETKAPFQYGDILLTARQGLRRTSRSYSLYWRNGSTTARLSSFVRCLVKALDAKGHAGNVLKEFSAFVLVLSESEVRSFRYAGTLVGLKVMTGMLAADAVRATDLATIWNEMLGQLFVVRRLDIADSIRCLCCTELALWLATYPAVACQLASPHMHWLFEALADTSSKVRECCVLGISRVYGTEDFRVRLSCLSLVAKYKQCLLLVAAADKEWVVSELALRLLAPLLRDSPDLWSEEEMATIEGLMLNQNRCVAQAAAAIFAQRHLSKEEDEISRIRRVVAFAERFPEYEHCAYLVDALIERSNVVLAWAPMAEMLLTGEEQQKEDGIIIDLLTRAVRQSITGAIPPGRYTKDLVRQEPIAGAKQTATQVLAPVMDRLLRKYEGNLASLSNLLELPQYFDHEAEQHTEHLPLLITWLQRILFPQQDVAVIRVAAETLKKVCVPSNWPDIRAILATAVNNYQVELSSWYAAGSDRATSRLMETLQLVAAFWRHFDLTKNELLGPVLQNLEQSLPTADNDNDNSNALPRGTIPLYLEMCYYGLIWRLADKQKDAAANEDLKSSLTAVIRAAFKMIKLMPHSSFPYALTTICDLFLLFGRNQQQHSRDAPYVYVPTIREFELLEEHLMMHLFGAAPDQLHPEEVFELQKKRQALTGYCKIMSFNAVPIMRFRFILQHYDKYFDAFGDLMHAAMEKCLNLNATNYGMTLMHTSVLVFERVLRASGGSGVRAARAPAFADLLKLCKRLAKTLNTDRLRSRRGVVALHRAGILYAAQNMGHRLTRRPTVKLLFLRVLEVFVPQLLSQDKLAVLQHLEENIPAELSSTCREGWGPLHRYRTALQLRLKFSRRRELPALCLCNGSEYLPYVTPAE; translated from the exons ATGAGTGCGGAAGATCTGGATGCTATTGAATATCTGGAATCCAATGAAGACGCCACAGACGCCGACTTAGACGATGAGATCAT CTTCTTAGATGAGCCGCAAGAGGAGGATCACGAGGGGGAGCAGGACGAGGAAGGAGCTCCTTGGAGAGGCAAAGGGTTGTTGTTTCGTGTGATGCAAAAACGAAACAATCAAGAG GCGAATGCTGCGGAATGGCTGGAACTGTACGACAAGTGCCCCTCGTCCGCGCTGGTGCGCCTGATGCAGCTCGTGGTGGACGCCAGTGGCAACCTGTACCAGATACCCCCCGAGACCAAGGCCCCCTTCCAGTACGGGGACATACTGCTGACGGCCAGGCAGGGGCTTAGACGC ACCAGCCGAAGTTACTCCTTGTATTGGAGGAACGGCAGCACCACCGCCAGGCTGTCCTCCTTCGTGCGGTGTCTGGTGAAGGCTCTCGATGCCAAAGGCCATGCTGGTAATGTTCTGAAAGAGTTCTCAGCGTTTGTTCTAGTGCTTTCCGAGTCGGAGGTGCGTTCCTTTCGCTACGCGGGCACACTGGTTG gtctcaaagtgATGACTGGCATGCTGGCTGCGGACGCGGTGAGGGCCACGGATCTGGCGACTATCTGGAATGAAATGTTGGGCCAACTGTTCGTGGTGCGTCGCCTGGACATCGCGGACTCCATACGCTGCCTGTGCTGCACGGAGCTCGCCCTGTGGCTGGCTACGTATCCGGCGGTGGCCTGCCAGCTGGCATCCCCGCACATGCACTGGCTGTTCGAGGCCCTGGCCGACACGTCGTCGAAGGTGCGCGAGTGCTGTGTGCTGGGCATATCGCGGGTGTACGGCACCGAGGATTTCCGTGTGAGGCTCTCCTGCCTGTCGCTGGTGGCGAAGTACAAGCAGTGTTTGCTGCTCGTCGCGGCCGCGGACAAGGAGTGGGTGGTGAGCGAGCTGGCCCTACGCCTGCTCGCGCCCCTGCTACGCGACTCGCCCGATCTGTGGAGCGAGGAGGAGATGGCCACGATCGAGGGCTTGATGTTGAATCAGAATCGATGCGTGGCCCAGGCAGCCGCCGCGATCTTCGCGCAGCGGCATCTCAGCAAGGAGGAGGACGAGATCTCTCGGATACGTCGCGTGGTGGCGTTCGCCGAGAGGTTTCCGGAGTACGAGCATTGCGCCTACCTGGTGGATGCCCTGATCGAAAGGAGCAACGTGGTCCTGGCCTGGGCCCCCATGGCGGAGATGCTGCTGACgggggaggagcagcaaaagGAAGACGGCATCATCATTGACCTACTGACGCGTGCCGTGAGGCAATCGATAACCGGCGCGATACCCCCCGGACGCTATACCAAAGATCTGGTTAGGCAGGAGCCCATCGCAGGGGCCAAGCAGACGGCCACACAAGTCCTGGCGCCCGTGATGGACAGGCTCCTGCGAAAGTACGAAGGAAACTTGGCAAGTCTCTCGAATCTGCTGGAACTGCCGCAGTACTTCGATCACGAGGCAGAGCAGCACACCGAGCACTTGCCGCTGCTGATCACATGGCTGCAGAGGATACTTTTCCCCCAGCAGGACGTGGCGGTGATCCGCGTGGCCGCCGAGACTCTGAAGAAGGTCTGCGTGCCCTCGAACTGGCCGGATATTCGGGCGATCCTGGCCACGGCCGTGAATAACTATCAGGTGGAGCTCAGCAGCTGGTATGCGGCTGGGAGTGACAGGGCCACCAGTCGTCTGATGGAGACCCTGCAACTGGTGGCCGCGTTCTGGCGGCACTTTGACCTCACGAAGAATGAACTGCTGGGCCCCGTTCTGCAGAACCTGGAACAGAGTCTCCCGACAGcggacaacgacaacgacaacagcaacgcACTGCCGCGCGGCACCATCCCCTTGTACTTGGAGATGTGCTACTATGGCCTCATTTGGCGGCTAGCTGATAAGCAGAAAGATGCTGCCGCCAACGAGGATCTCAAGTCGAGTCTCACGGCGGTCATTCGTGCGGCATTCAAAATGATCAAGTTGATGCCACACAGTTCCTTCCCATAC GCCCTGACCACCATCTGTGATCTGTTTCTGCTGTTCGGTCGtaaccagcaacagcactcCAGGGACGCACCCTATGTCTATGTGCCAACGATCCGGGAGTTTGAACTGCTTGAAGAACACCTGATGATGCATCTGTTCGGTGCAGCGCCCGATCAACTGCACCCGGAGGAGGTCTTCGAGCTCCAGAAGAAGCGGCAGGCCTTGACGGGATACTGCAAAATAATGTCCTTTAATGCAGTGCCCATCATGAGGTTCCGCTTCATTCTGCAGCACTACGACAAG TACTTCGACGCCTTCGGGGACTTGATGCACGCCGCCATGGAGAAGTGCCTGAACCTAAATGCCACCAACTATGGCATGACACTGATGCACACGAGCGTGCTGGTCTTCGAAAGGGTGTTGAGGGCGAGTGGGGGGAGCGGAGTGCGTGCCGCCAGAGCCCCCGCGTTCGCGGATCTGCTCAAACTTTGCAAACGCCTGGCGAAGACCCTCAACACTGATCGACTGAGGAGTCGCCGAGGAGTGGTCGCCCTGCACCGCGCTGGCATCTTGTATGCCGCGCAGAACATGGGCCACAGACTGACGCGCCGGCCGACCGTGAAGTTGCTCTTCTTGAGAGTCCTGGAGGTGTTTGTGCCACAGCTACTCTCGCAGGACAAACTGGCGGTATTGCAGCATCTGGAGGAGAACATTCCCGCAGAGCTGTCATCGACCTGTCGCGAGGGCTGGGGGCCCCTGCACAGATATCGCACGGCCCTGCAACTGCGCCTCAAATTCAGTCGCCGCCGTGAGCTGCCCGCCCTTTGTTTATGTAACGGCAGCGAGTATCTCCCATATGTAACTCCAGCCGAGTGA